In Uranotaenia lowii strain MFRU-FL chromosome 2, ASM2978415v1, whole genome shotgun sequence, one genomic interval encodes:
- the LOC129745427 gene encoding hexamerin-1.1-like, translated as MRLMVAAVALCLVGLASAAYYPVDKSVTGVKYADKEFLYKQKFFFEVFRNIHLPLTFEEYMPYTKFWVSDETKYTNYKEVVEFFDYFKFGYLPKGEMYTIYNKDYMKQTYLLFNFFYNSADWDTFYKNVVWARENVNEGMFIYAVTLAVFHRPDLKGIVLPAIYEIYPYYFFNTDMMHKAMYKKMYEPKFGFASNGKYNVVYSNYTAVYPMSYYGEDKLSYFTEDIGLNAYYYYFMMDYPFFLGEEKFSLFKDRRGELYLYMYQQLIARYYLERQANFMGPIEKFSWEEPIKTGYWPKLSYYNGMPFYGRNDYYSIPKKYSYNIDLVKDYEARIRQVIDQGFMYLYDGTKIDFRKAESIDYLGNMINANPDSVDNDFYKYVEIFARLMYSGSDFYYSGSKVWPSALMHFETSMRDPFFYQLYYRLMSYYWQFKSYLPYYTFEELYFKGFEIKNVAFDKLMTYFEYFDADISNAFPMGFSSDKFFDFSIYARQKRINHKPFTYTMDVYSEFAGKGVVRMFMGPKFYDMKELQYYKQYFVELDQYVYDFVAGKNTIVRNSRDYYWSVRDRTSYVELYKKVMSAYKGEDKFALDMSEAHCGFPDRLLLPKGLPSGYEMTFYFIVTPYYAPKTEQFSTYEHSYSCGVGSGSKYIDDLPFGFPFDREINFSYFFTKNMYFKDVMVYHSDEMKLNQSY; from the exons ATGAGACTGATGGTAGCAGCGGTTGCACTATGCCTGGTCGGCTTGGCCAGCGCAGCTTATTACCCAGTGGACAAGTCTGTTACGGGAGTTAAGTATG CCGATAAGGAATTCCTGTACAAGCAGAAATTCTTCTTCGAAGTGTTCCGCAACATCCATCTTCCTCTGACGTTCGAAGAGTACATGCCATACACTAAATTCTGGGTCAGCGATGAAACCAAGTACACC AACTACAAGGAAGTCGTCGAGTTCTTCGACTACTTCAAGTTCGGTTACCTGCCAAAGGGTGAGATGTACACCATCTACAACAAGGATTACATGAAGCAGACCTATCTGCTGTTCAACTTCTTCTACAACTCGGCTGACTGGGACACTTTCTACAAGAACGTTGTCTGGGCCCGCGAGAATGTGAACGAAGGCATGTTCATCTATGCTGTTACCCTGGCTGTTTTCCATCGTCCGGACTTGAAGGGAATTGTCCTGCCAGCCATCTACGAAATCTATCCTTACTACTTCTTCAACACCGACATGATGCACAAGGCCATGTACAAGAAGATGTACGAACCCAAATTTGGATTCGCTAGCAATGGAAAGTACAACGTAGTCTACTCTAACTACACTGCCGTGTACCCAATGAGCTACTACGGAGAAGATAAGCTGAGCTACTTCACCGAAGATATTGGTCTGAACGCTTACTACTACTACTTCATGATGGACTATCCCTTCTTCCTGGGAGAAGAGAAATTCAGCCTATTCAAGGACCGTCGCGGAGAACTCTACCTGTACATGTATCAGCAACTGATTGCTCGCTACTATCTGGAACGTCAAGCTAACTTCATGGGACCAATTGAGAAATTCAGCTGGGAAGAACCAATCAAGACCGGATACTGGCCAAAACTGAGCTACTACAATGGCATGCCATTCTATGGACGCAACGACTATTACAGCATTCCTAAGAAGTACTCTTACAACATCGATCTGGTTAAGGATTACGAAGCCCGCATTCGTCAGGTTATCGACCAAGGATTCATGTACTTGTACGATGGAACCAAGATTGATTTCCGCAAGGCTGAATCTATTGACTACCTTGGAAACATGATCAATGCCAACCCAGACAGCGTCGACAATGACTTCTACAAATATGTTGAAATCTTTGCTCGTCTCATGTACAGCGGAAGCGACTTCTACTACTCAGGATCAAAGGTATGGCCAAGTGCTTTGATGCATTTCGAAACCTCGATGCGCGATCCCTTCTTCTACCAGCTGTACTACCGTTTGATGTCCTACTACTGGCAATTCAAGAGCTACTTGCCATACTACACCTTCGAGGAGCTGTACTTCAAGGGCTTCGAGATCAAGAACGTTGCCTTCGACAAACTGATGACTTACTTCGAGTACTTTGATGCCGATATCAGCAACGCTTTCCCAATGGGCTTCTCATCCGACAAATTCTTCGACTTCTCCATCTACGCTCGTCAAAAGCGCATCAACCACAAGCCATTCACTTACACCATGGATGTCTACTCTGAATTCGCTGGCAAGGGTGTTGTCCGCATGTTCATGGGACCCAAATTCTACGACATGAAGGAACTCCAGTACTACAAGCAATACTTCGTTGAGCTGGACCAATACGTGTACGACTTTGTTGCTGGCAAGAACACCATCGTTCGCAACTCTCGCGACTACTACTGGAGCGTGCGCGACCGCACCAGCTACGTTGAGCTGTACAAGAAGGTCATGTCTGCCTACAAGGGTGAGGACAAATTCGCTCTTGACATGTCTGAGGCTCACTGCGGATTCCCCGACCGTCTCCTGCTGCCAAAGGGTCTGCCAAGCGGTTATGAAATGACCTTCTACTTCATCGTCACCCCATACTACGCCCCCAAGACTGAACAGTTCTCGACCTACGAGCACAGCTACAGCTGCGGAGTCGGATCCGGATCGAAGTACATCGACGATCTGCCATTCGGATTCCCCTTCGATCGCGAGATCAACTTCAGCTACTTCTTCACCAAGAACATGTACTTCAAGGACGTCATGGTCTACCACAGTGATGAGATGAAGCTGAACCAATCCTACTAA
- the LOC129744548 gene encoding probable ATP-dependent RNA helicase DDX46, giving the protein MTRPGENGKDRRRSRSRSHTPERKKKRSRSRERSDRGEQRGERPKTSFRFKEIPGRNYRDHRASREQRDRDREKELERERSREAERKRERERERERLREQATKYAQSVSSSSGSGTTSGAPVRQSKFDQKPPGYVEKEIKKPVKEEPKEKEDTFDLSAPMDKEEEQRRLEQEMIKRRERIERWRAERKRKEIEIKKPSILTGINIPKKWSLEDDEEDDEDDDKEKNNKNDEEEDDIDPLDAFMKEVNEKVRTVNKLSNPGPKTEGKASTSSGVTIITGVAKKSAETVKKGELIEQNQDGLEYSSEEEQEDIKDTAANLANKQKKELAKIDHTGINYLPFRKAFYVEVPEIAKMKPAEVAAYKSELEGITVKGKGCPKPIKTWAHCGVSKKEFDVLRKLGFDKPTPIQCQAIPAIMSGRDLIGIAKTGSGKTLAFILPMFRHILDQPPLEDGDGPIAIIMTPTRELCMQIGKDIKRFAKSINLRAVCVYGGTGISEQIAELKRGAEIIVCTPGRMIDMLAANSGRVTNLRRVTYVVLDEADRMFDMGFEPQVMRIIDNVRPDRQTVMFSATFPRQMEALARRILQKPIEIQVGGRSVVCKDVEQHVVVLEEDAKFFKLLELLGLYQELGSIIVFVDKQENADILLKDLMKASYPCMSLHGGIDQFDRDSTIIDFKQGRVKLLIATSVAARGLDVKQLILVVNYDCPNHYEDYVHRCGRTGRAGNKGFAWTFLTHDQGRFAGEIVRALELSGGTIPDDLRILWETYKTAQEAEGKTVHTGGGFSGKGFKFDEQEAAAVNERKKLQKAALGLQDSDDEDDLEQDIDQHIESMFATKRIVKEVEAPVITQTIAAPVPTTTNSDKLELAKRLASRINMQKNFGLEAKGATQQAAEAILKGGNTQQLITAKTVAEQLAAKLNNKLNYQPKDEEEPTPESNETVFRKYEEELEINDFPQQARWKVTSKEALAQISEYSEAGLTVRGTYVPPGKNPPEGERKLYLAIESCNELAVTKAKREITRLIKEELLKLQASSHHIINKSRYKVL; this is encoded by the exons ATGACTCGTCCTGGAGAAAACGG CAAGGATCGCCGGAGGTCCCGAAGTCGATCGCACACTCCGGAACGGAAGAAAAAACGTTCACGCAGCCGCGAGAGAAGCGACCGGGGCGAACAACGCGGAGAACGTCCGAAAACGTCCTTCCGCTTCAAGGAGATTCCAGGCCGGAATTACCGGGATCATCGTGCTAGTCGGGAACAGCGGGACCGGGACCGGGAAAAGGAACTGGAAAGGGAACGATCTCGGGAGGCGGAACGTAAACGCGAACGTGAGAGGGAACGCGAAAGATTGAGGGAGCAAGCCACGAAATA TGCTCAAAGTGTCAGCAGTTCGAGTGGTTCCGGTACTACTAGTGGAGCCCCAGTCCGGCAGTCCAAGTTCGACCAGAAACCCCCGGGCTATGTTGAGAAGGAAATCAAGAAACCGGTCAAAGAAGAACCTAAAGAGAAGGAAGACACCTTCGACTTATCGGCTCCGATGGACAAAGAGGAAGAGCAGCGCCGTTTGGAGCAGGAAATGATTAAACGAAGGGAACGTATCGAGCGTTGGCGTGCTGAACGGAAACGTAAAGAAATCGAAATTAAGAAGCCATCTATCTTGACCGGTATAAACATACCAAAGAAGTGGAGCTTGGAGGACGACGAAGAAGATGATGAGGATGacgataaagaaaaaaataataaaaatgacgaaGAGGAAGATGATATCGATCCACTGGATGCTTTCATGAAGGAAGTGAATGAAAAGGTTCGCACAGTAAATAAACTTTCCAATCCTGGCCCAAAAACTGAAGGCAAAGCTTCAACAAGCTCGGGAGTTACTATTATCACTGGGGTGGCTAAAAAGAGTGCGGAAACCGTCAAAAAGGGCGAACTTATAGAACAGAACCAAGATGGTTTGGAATATTCTTCTGAAGAAGAACAGGAAGATATAAAAGACACGGCTGCAAATCTGGCCAATAAACAGAAGAAGGAACTAGCCAAGATTGATCACACCGGCATCAATTATTTGCCTTTCCGTAAAGCTTTCTACGTTGAAGTTCCCGAAATAGCCAAAATGAAACCGGCTGAAGTTGCTGCTTACAAATCCGAACTTGAAGGTATAACCGTAAAAGGAAAAGGATGTCCGAAGCCGATCAAAACATGGGCACACTGTGGGGTTTCCAAGAAAGAATTCGACGTACTGCGGAAGCTGGGTTTCGATAAACCCACCCCTATTCAATGTCAAGCAATACCGGCTATTATGTCAGGACGAGATTTAATTGGAATAGCCAAAACTGGAAGCGGTAAAACATTGGCATTTATTTTGCCAATGTTTAGACACATTTTAGATCAACCTCCGCTTGAAGACGGAGATGGTCCGATTGCTATCATTATGACTCCAACACGCGAGCTCTGTATGCAAATCGGCAAAGATATCAAGCGATTTGCAAAGTCCATCAATCTTCGCGCAGTTTGTGTTTACGGAGGTACTGGAATATCTGAACAGATTGCAGAACTGAAGCGGGGCGCAGAAATCATAGTTTGTACTCCAGGTCGAATGATTGATATGTTGGCAGCCAATTCTGGTCGGGTGACAAATCTTCGACGGGTCACCTACGTAGTGTTGGACGAAGCAGATCGCATGTTTGACATGGGTTTTGAACCTCAAGTAATGAGAATCATTGACAACGTTCGACCTGATCGACAAACCGTTATGTTCAGTGCAACATTTCCACGGCAAATGGAAGCACTAGCAAGGCGAATTCTCCAGAAGCCTATTGAAATTCAGGTCGGAGGTCGCTCTGTAGTTTGTAAAGACGTCGAACAGCATGTTGTTGTTTTAGAAGAAGACGCTAAGTTCTTCAAACTGCTGGAACTGCTCGGTTTATACCAAGAACTTGGTAGCATCATAGTATTTGTCGATAAACAGGAAAATGCGGATATTTTACTGAAGGATCTGATGAAAGCTTCCTATCCATGCATGAGTTTACACGGTGGCATTGATCAATTTGATCGTGACTCGACTATTATTGATTTCAAGCAGGGTCGTGTCAAACTGCTTATTGCGACTTCGGTGGCAGCCAGAGGTTTGGATGTGAAGCAACTCATTCTCGTGGTTAACTATGACTGTCCAAATCATTACGAGGATTACGTTCACAG atgCGGACGAACAGGTCGAGCTGGGAATAAGGGATTTGCATGGACATTCCTAACACATGATCAGGGGCGGTTTGCCGGTGAAATTGTAAGGGCTTTAGAGCTTTCAGGCGGCACCATTCCAGACGATTTGCGAATTCTCTGGGAAACGTACAAGACGGCTCAAGAAGCCGAGGGTAAAACCGTCCACACCGGGGGTGGTTTCAGTGGCAAAGGATTCAAATTCGATGAACAAGAGGCTGCTGCTGTCAACGAACGTAAAAAGTTACAGAAGGCAGCATTGGGTCTGCAGGATTCAGATGATGAGGATGACCTAGAACAGGATATTGACCAGCACATCGAGAGCATGTTCGCTACCAAGCGAATTGTTAAGGAAGTAGAAGCCCCAGTTATAACGCAAACGATTGCAGCCCCAGTACCAACCACGACTAACTCAGACAAGTTGGAATTGGCCAAAAGGCTGGCTTCTCGAATCAATATGCAGAAAAATTTCGGCTTGGAAGCCAAAGGCGCAACTCAGCAAGCTGCAGAAGCTATTCTCAAAGGTGGCAATACTCAGCAGCTTATTACGGCCAAGACTGTTGCTGAACAGCTGGCAGCAAAATTGAATAACAAACTAAATTATCAACCCAAGGACGAAGAAGAACCGACCCCTGAATCAAACGAAACGGTCTTCCGAAAGTACGAGGAAGAGCTGGAAATCAACGATTTCCCCCAGCAAGCTCGATGGAAAGTCACGTCAAAG GAAGCGCTGGCTCAAATTTCGGAATACTCCGAAGCTGGTCTCACGGTGCGCGGTACTTATGTGCCTCCAGGTAAGAACCCACCTGAAGGCGAACGTAAGCTTTATCTGGCCATCGAGAGTTGCAACGAGCTGGCGGTGACCAAGGCGAAGCGGGAAATTACTCGACTAATCAAGGAAGAGCTGCTTAAGCTGCAAGCCTCTTCACATCATATTATCAACAAATCGCGGTACAAGGTGCTGTAG